Proteins from one Danaus plexippus chromosome 2, MEX_DaPlex, whole genome shotgun sequence genomic window:
- the LOC116779686 gene encoding FAD-dependent oxidoreductase domain-containing protein 1-like gives MASFSRTVFKTLKKNNILQYRTYVNPFTRTWNILSKEAKSGFKKNYDYDIEHTDIVVIGGGFIGSSVAYWLKTKAGEGLSVVVLDKDPIYKKSKKIYSHGVLSQHYSLLENIYLSQYSGEFLRNIKEHLVEGIDIQFYPHGYLTLASEKYANKLENNMSLLKESGINNKLLTVEEIQRAYPWIDTTGIKLGCVSTESEGIFDANALLNGFIVKSKQLGACYIQGEVVSFDIERQQDALMEGVPPGSYKKTNTLTYKAEDGQERNLKFAICIVAAGHESHNIARLLKIGLGDGLLQIGLPIEKREYNVYSIEETNNDVPADLNSPYVMDTSGLWLIKNGLRNNVMCGQIPSFLKDNDISVQEHMFRTSLTTRYPKLSKSKVKLLSKEIVDCNTYDDSGILGAHVYHNNLIFATGFGRQGVQHSPGIGRAVAELIIEGQYTTIDLTRFGFDRLLMDEPLIESNMY, from the exons ATGGCATCTTTTTCAAGaacagtttttaaaactttgaaaaaaaataatattttacaatatcgTACATATGTTAATCCATTTACGAGaacgtggaatattttaagcaaAGAAGCTAAATCGGGTttcaaaaaaaactatgactATGACATAGAGCATACAGACATTGTTGTAATTGGTGGTGGTTTCATAGGATCTTCTGTAGCATACTGGTTGAAAACCAAAGCAGGAGAAGGATTATCAGTAGTGGTTTTAGATAAAGATCCCATA tacaaaaaatcaaaaaaaatatactcccATGGAGTTTTAAGTCAACACTATTCCTTActcgaaaatatttatctttcccAATATAGTGGAgaatttttaaggaatattAAGGAACATTTAGTTGAAGGAATTGACATACAATTTTATCCCCATGGTTATCTAACCTTAGCCAGTGAAAAGTATGCAAATAAACTAGAGAATAACATGTCATTACTTAAAGAATCTGgtataaacaataaacttCTGACAGTTGAAGAAATACAAAGGGCATATCCATGGATTGATACAACTGGCATTAAACtcg gCTGTGTAAGTACAGAGTCAGAAGGAATTTTTGATGCCAACGCCTTGCTCAATGGCTTTATAGTTAAATCCAAACAATTGGGTGCCTGTTACATTCAGGGTGAAGTTGTAAGTTTTGACATAGAAAGACAACAGGATGCCTTAATGGAAGGTGTGCCTCCTGGTTCATATAAGAAAACAAACACATTGACCTATAAAGCTGAAGATGGGCAAGAACGCAACCTTAAATTTGCAATTTGCATTGTTGCTGCTGGTCATGAATCACACAATATTGCAAGACTCTTGAAAATTGGGTTAGGTGATGGCTTATTACAAATTGGTTTGCCAATTGAAAAACg ggaGTACAATGTGTATTCTATAGAAGAAACAAACAATGATGTGCCTGCAGATTTAAATAGTCCTTATGTAATGGATACAAGTGGTTTATGGTTGATAAAAAATGGTTTGCGCAATAATGTAATGTGTGGTCAAATCCCTAGCTTTTTAAAGGACAATGATATATCAGTCCAAGAACATATGTTTCGAACATCATTAACAACTAGATAcccaaaattatcaaaatctaaG gtAAAACTATTGTCAAAAGAAATTGTTGATTGCAATACCTATGATGATTCTGGAATATTGGGAGCCCATGTATACCATAACAATTTAATCTTTGCTACTGGTTTTGGAAGACAAG gtGTACAACATTCACCTGGAATTGGAAGAGCAGTGGcagaattaataattgaaggCCAATATACAACAATAGACCTAACAAGATTTGGTTTTGATAGGTTATTAATGGATGAACCATTAATAGAGTCAAATATGTATTGa
- the LOC116779687 gene encoding calcium load-activated calcium channel, which translates to MWGDPLLIVFISVCTAFLGEGLTWILVYRTEKYQKLKVEVERQSKKLEKRKEAHGDSLDKQHKKKIEREEERLKNNNRDLSLVKMKSMFAIGFAFTALLSMFNNIFDGRVVAKLPFHPISWIQGLSHRNLPGDDFTDCSFIFLYILCTMSIRQNIQKLLGFAPSRAASQQGGALFATPPAQFK; encoded by the exons ATGTGGGGTGATCCTTTATTGatagtatttatttcagtatGTACTGCTTTCTTGGGAGAAG GACTTACATGGATATTGGTATATAGAACTgaaaaataccaaaaattaAAGGTAGAAGTTGAGCGCCAAAGTAAGAAGT TGGAGAAAAGAAAAGAAGCACATGGTGATTCTTTGGATAAGcaacataagaaaaaaattgaacGTGAAGAGGAGAggctgaaaaataataatagggaCCTGTCCCTTGTTAAAATGAAATCCATGTTTGCCATTGGTTTTGCATTTACAGCTTTACTGAGCATGTTTAATAACAT ATTTGATGGTAGAGTGGTAGCAAAGCTTCCTTTTCACCCAATATCCTGGATCCAAGGTCTCAGTCACCGTAATTTACCTGGAGATGACTTCACAGATTGCTCATTCATTTTTCTGTACATTTTATGCACTATGAGCATAag GCAAAATATTCAGAAGCTACTTGGATTTGCACCTTCTCGTGCAGCATCTCAACAAGGCGGAGCCCTTTTTGCAACTCCTCCAGCtcagtttaaataa
- the LOC116779405 gene encoding serine/threonine-protein phosphatase 1 regulatory subunit 10-like, giving the protein MPRIDPIQLLNCLSVLLSPDGGIKSRDEVPRLVRLMTKFSKKLVSKCIYIQILKCTEIELLGLFMGSKGWRLVHMWLTESIVAKNWPLVRELLELLLLCPVDIERLKTNNCPKLVKELSKDGNHSAIRALATKLVEQWLKTVKGGEQVVPMHISEIQQIITDSQLETKLEDLKNDASDNEKDLDDRDSSNLENNNKVEVDEETLETPCKIDITDKDEQSMETEVLPVLKITLKNGKQILSQVEDDSKSSEDSVDKDNNKEKQKSRSKDKSEKSSSSSSSKSSSSKHSSRSSSSDKRSNHKESSSKHSSKDKSRDKDKRTSHSSRSKSSSSSSSSSRRSSSSSSKLKDEKSSKDKSKDKDSKQSSEKSDDKVQTAISKLGKIPKLSDVKKEKLSISIEVRKPDEPKPKTVKTFNSKFRKHGLEEEMKPPPSRATLLSNKKPPPALPPTVSIPKRPSPVHNDTPPEKKPKPSIDLEKPGSIKLIPPKPKPMVLQESDMFMDALNASATNKKEPKKRKRRTSGSKDGNSQNDGSPPHTPTGVTSPNGDSKSVPPRFYQDTLDEEDNKDKVTDKNENEGENSPKAAIKDKSTEDSMETEPHTLTVNGIKGVLCYHKRKGPKKSIRWKPDSELEEIQYFELDETERVNVTKTFTDMKHLERINERDAFQKARNLSNDDIMEERTSWRPLIPLDTDGQIQIEYGKNSKEKDIQAIRQKGTLQPLYFHKAMIPDSPHEPDVETHTYAEPTVIPLEDVTGNQDNISDFRNMPWPEPKGNAPPTSNNNLNVPSMFPPNMSQYPNNYPNPQFPGGPPGFQGPPMMSGEWQNGVPPMLPNGMPGPIGNNVIGPGAMPPGSMPQGNVPPGLLGPPDNMMMGPDMFGGPNHMFPVPPDGFNMQQNMFPVDFNMSGPPGPDFPGNFRGAIRGRGSGGHWRGKAAGGWDGPPRGRGGGRGGVRKAVCIYFQRKGSCRQGENCTFLHPGVNCPF; this is encoded by the exons ATG ccCCGTATAGATCCTATCCAACTATTAAATTGCCTCAGTGTTCTTCTCTCACCTGATGGAGGCATTAAAAGTAGGGATGAAGTGCCAAGATTAGTaag gctAATGACCAAGTTTTCAAAGAAGCTAGTTTCTAAATGCATTTATATCCAAATTCTTAAGTGTACAGAAATTGAGTTATTAGGTTTATTTATGGGATCCAAAGGTTGGAGACTAGTACACATGTGGCTAACAGAGAGCATTGTTGCCAAAAATTGGCCTTTAGTTAGAGAGTTATTGGAATTACTGTTATTGTGTCCAGTAGATATAGAAAGGCTAAAGACAAATAACTGTCCTAAACTAGTTAAGGAGCTTTCAAAAGATGGAAATCACTCTG CTATACGAGCATTGGCAACAAAATTAGTTGAACAATGGCTCAAAACTGTGAAAGGTGGAGAACAAGTAGTGCCTATGCATATTTCTGAAAttcaacaaataataacagacTCACAATTGGAAACTAAAttagaagatttaaaaaatgatgCATCGGACAATGAAAAAGATTTAGATGATCGTGACTCTTCTaatttggaaaataataataaagtagaaGTAGATGAGGAAACTCTAGAGACTCCTTGTAAAATAGACATCACTGATAAGGATGAGCAAAGTATGGAAACTGAAGTTTTaccagttttaaaaataactttaaagaaTGGAAAACAAATCCTATCACAAGTGGAAGATGACAGCAAATCTTCAGAAGATTCAGTTGACAAGGAcaacaataaagaaaaacagaAAAGTAGAAGTAAAGACAAAAGCGAAAAAAGCAGTAGTAGTAGTTCATCAAAATCTAGCTCCTCAAAACATTCAAGTAGGTCCTCATCTAGTGATAAAAGGAGTAATCATAAGGAAAGTTCTAGTAAACATAGTAGTAAGGATAAATCAAGGGATAAAGATAAAAGAACTTCCCATAGTTCTAGGTCCAAATCTAGTAGTAGCAGTTCTAGTAGTAGCAGACGTTCCAGTTCTTCCAGTAGCAAATTAAAGGATGAAAAAAGTAGCAaagataaaagtaaagataagGATAGCAAACAGAGTTCAGAAAAATCTGATGATAAGGTGCAAACTGCTATTAGCAAATTAGGAAAAATACCAAAATTGAGTGATGTTAAGAAAGAAAAGCTTTCTATTTCTATAGAGGTACGAAAACCAGATGAACCAAAACCAAAAACTgtgaaaacatttaattctaAGTTTAGGAAACATGGATTAGAAGAAGAAATGAAACCACCTCCATCAAGGGCTACTTTACTAAGCAACAAGAAACCACCACCCGCACTACCACCAACAGTCTCAATACCTAAAAGACCATCACCTGTTCATAATGACACTCCTCCAGAGAAGAAACCAAAACCATCTATTGATCTTGAAAAACCAGGATCAATAAAACTTATACCACCTAAACCAAAGC cCATGGTACTCCAGGAAAGCGATATGTTTATGGATGCTTTAAATGCCTCTGCTACTAATAAAAAGGAACCGAAGAAGAGGAAAAGGCGCACCAGTGGTTCCAAGGATGGGAATTCGCAGAATGATGGATCACCTCCTCATACACCAACTGGTGTTACCAGTCCTAATGGAGACAGCAAATCAGTGCCGCCAAGATTTTATCAAGATACTCTTGATGAAGAAGATAATAAGGATAAAGTGACAgacaaaaatgaaaatgaaggTGAAAATTCACCAAAAGCAgctataaaagataaaagtaCGGAGGATAGCATGGAGACAGAACCACACACGTTGACTGTAAATGGTATAAAAGGTGTCCTATGCTATCACAAACGAAAAGGGCCGAAAAAAAGTATTCGATGGAAACCAGATTCTGAACTAGAAGAAATACAATACTTTGAACTTGATGAGACTGAAAGAGTAAATGTTACTAAAACCTTTACTGACATGAAACATCTAGAAAGAATAAATGAAAGAGATGCCTTCCAAAAAGCTAGGAATCTCAGTAATGATGACATAATGGAAGAGAGAACTAGTTGGAGACCTTTAATACCACTTGATACAGATGGTCAAATCCAGATAGAATATGGCAAAAATAGCAAAGAAAAAGATATACAAGCCATACGTCAAAAAGGTACCCTGCAACCACTATACTTCCATAAAGCTATGATTCCTGACTCACCCCATGAGCCAGATGTTGAAACTCACACTTATGCTGAACCAACAGTTATTCCACTAGAAGATGTTACAGGAAACCAAGATAATATAAGTGACTTTAGAAACATGCCTTGGCCTGAACCAAAGGGTAATGCACCTCCAacaagcaataataatttgaatgttcCATCTATGTTTCCACCTAATATGTCTCAATACCCAAACAATTATCCTAATCCACAATTTCCTGGAGGACCACCCGGGTTCCAAGGTCCCCCTATGATGTCTGGAGAATGGCAAAATGGAGTTCCTCCCATGTTGCCAAATGGTATGCCTGGTCCAATTGGAAACAATGTCATTGGACCAGGTGCTATGCCCCCAGGTTCTATGCCACAAGGTAATGTGCCACCAGGTCTATTGGGACCACCGGATAATATGATGATGGGTCCAGATATGTTTGGTGGGCCAAACCATATGTTTCCTGTTCCTCCAGATGGTTTTAACATGCAGCAGAATATGTTCCCTGTCGATTTCAATATGTCAGGTCCACCAGGTCCAGATTTTCCTGGTAATTTCAGAGGAGCAATACGCGGCCGTGGTTCTGGAGGCCATTGGAGAGGTAAAGCAGCAGGTGGTTGGGATGGACCCCCTAGGGGTCGGGGAGGTGGTCGAGGCGGAGTCCGCAAAGCTGTGtgcatttattttcaaagaaaaggATCTTGTCGACAAGGTgaaaattgtacatttttgcATCCCGGAGTTAATTGccccttttaa
- the LOC116779515 gene encoding glycerophosphocholine phosphodiesterase GPCPD1, with translation MQRWFFLKETKKLPQKISKKMSTKQITQEKEIESQEWVFTVSVPEIAPREKVYLTGSTTELGEWDYKKAVPLENVENTDMWTKTVIIPNTCDVYYRYAICLVNIDTNDIIVRRWETHIHPRVIKETMLHPHTDIFGNNEGIYKVNKGWLTFQTLVQFKFMHNPLKLKSRLTGRLMNIKVTPVKLSFGAEPQIEESSLSTDTMEAEVPCGVFVEVATLENDPMVCHLQPQEQFGREYKPNDVLLVNLFAPNPKGLAYLIDFYSYSTRASVEDPPCHVGYTYVLPNMFKPSEGSLELPVTCNVKHRPLGTINFEYLIISPMEDGLCNLEVSYTKHWDPSWTGLEVGHRGLGASFKTKEGNAIRENTIASLKKAAASGADMLEFDVQLSKDMIPVIYHDFHVCISMKRKKEVDFTEMLELPVKDLTLEHLQKLKVYHLVEGRNHEILFFDEDLEEHQPFPTLEEALKSLDEHVGFNIELKWTMELNDGTFELNNPFDMNTYVDKVLEVVLKHAGQRRIVLSCFNPDICTMVRYKQNKYPVMFLTVGVTEKYQPYRDPRCLSIPAAVQNAISSDILGIVVHTEDLLRDPTQVKLATDAGLVIFCWGDENNDKNTIKKLKEMGLHAVIYDKLDQYTTKEVKESIFLVEARDSQRDIMRLAALDALPTDSTSSRSRSPSRQLSSAQFSGDGQLYLDLKARQKATRSTVTSLESLASSIDIRDEPERNLKRNKDLIMSIEKESQIKEQRNSFKGIFPAPNTTTASPKKSRKSDLS, from the exons ATGCAACGCTGGTTTTTCTTGAAAGAAACTAAGAAGTTGccacaaaaaatatctaaaaaaatgtcGACGAAACAAATTACTCAAGAAAAGGAAATTGAATCACAAGAATGGGTGTTCACTGTGTCTGTGCCAGAAATTGCTCCGAGggaaaaagtttatttaacggGAAGTACAACTGAACTTGGCGAATGGGATTACAAAAAAGCCGTCCCTCTCGAAAATGTAGAAAACACTGATATGTGGACTAAAACAGTAATTATACCAAATACTTGTGATGTATACTATCGCTATGCTATTTGTCTTGTTAATATTGACACAAATGATATCATAGTGCGCCGCTGGGAAACTCACATACACCCAAGAGTTATAAAGGAAACAATGCTTCATCCTCATACTGATATATTTGGTAATAATGAAGGGATATACAAGGTTAATAAAGGCTGGCTTACCTTTCAAACATTAGTCCAGTTTAAATTTATGCACAAccctttaaagttaaaaagtcGCTTAACTGGCCGCCTcatgaatattaaagtaacaCCTGTTAAGCTATCTTTTGGAGCTGAGCCACAAATTGAAGAATCCTCCTTAAGTACAGACACAATGGAAGCAGAAGTTCCTTGTGGGGTTTTTGTGGAAGTAGCTACTCTTGAAAATGATCCTATGGTTTGTCACCTACAACCTCAAGAACAATTTGGAAGAGAATACAAGCCGAATGATGTATTACTAGTTAATTTGTTTGCCCCAAATCCTAAAGGCCTAGCATAtcttatagatttttattcatacagtACTAGGGCTTCTGTAGAAGATCCCCCTTGTCATGTTGGTTACACTTATGTGTTACCTAACATGTTTAAGCCATCTGAGGGCTCATTAGAATTACCAGTTACTTGTAATGTGAAACATCGGCCATTAGGcactattaattttgaatacctTATAATTTCTCCAATGGAAGATGGTTTGTGTAATTTAGAAGTTTCCTATACAAAACACTGGGATCCTTCATGGACTGGATTGGAAGTTGGTCACAGAGGTTTAGGTGCCAGTTTCAAAACCAAAGa gGGAAATGCCATTCGTGAAAATACTATAGCTTCTCTTAAAAAAGCAGCTGCCAGTGGGGCAGACATGCTGGAATTTGATGTGCAACTAAGTAAAGACATGAtacctgttatttatcatgaCTTTCATGTGTGtatttctatgaaaagaaaaaaggaAGTTGACTTCACTGAAATGCTTGAATTGCCAGTGAAAGACTTAACCCTGGAGCATCTGCAGAAATTGAAG GTTTATCATTTAGTAGAAGGACGAAATCACGAAATTCTTTTCTTCGATGAAGATCTTGAGGAGCATCAGCCATTTCCAACTCTTGAAGAAGCCCTAAAGAGTTTAGATGAGCATGTTGGCTTCAACATTGAACTTAAATGGACCATGGAACTCAATGATGGCACATTTGAATTGAACAACCCATTTGATATGAACACATATGTAGATAAG gttttggAGGTGGTACTAAAACATGCTGGACAAAGAAGAATTGTACTTTCCTGTTTTAATCCTGATATATGTACAATGGTCcgttacaaacaaaacaaatatcctGTAATGTTTCTCACAGTG gGAGTAACAGAGAAATACCAGCCTTATCGCGACCCACGTTGTCTATCCATACCTGCTGCAGTACAGAATGCTATCAGCTCTGACATTCTTGGCATTGTGGTACACACAGAGGATTTACTTAGAGATCCCACACAG GTCAAATTAGCCACCGACGCCGGTCTAGTCATATTCTGTTGGGGCGATgaaaataatgacaaaaatactataaagaaACTCAAAGAAATGGGTTTGCATGCTGTGATATATGATAAACTGGACCAGTACACCACCAAAGAAGTTAAG GAAAGTATATTCCTGGTGGAGGCGCGCGATTCGCAGCGTGATATCATGAGGTTGGCTGCATTGGACGCGTTGCCAACCGATAGCACGTCGAGCCGTTCCCGCTCCCCCTCTCGCCAGTTGTCGTCGGCTCAATTCTCCGGGGACGGACAGCTCTATCTAGATCTAAAAGCGCGCCAAAAAGCAACCCGCTCAACTGTCACGTCGCTGGAATCCCTCGCCTCGTCTATAGATATCCGCGACGAACCCGAACGTAATCTTAAGCGCAACAAGGATCTCATTATGAGCATAGAAAAGGAGTCCCAAATTAAAGAGCAGAGGAATTCGTTTAAGGGCATCTTCCCCGCTCCCAATACGACTACGGCATCGCCGAAAAAATCCCGTAAAAGCGACTTATCTTGA